In the Oryza glaberrima chromosome 6, OglaRS2, whole genome shotgun sequence genome, one interval contains:
- the LOC127776864 gene encoding LRR receptor-like serine/threonine-protein kinase ER1 produces the protein MTPAPAAASYRALVALLLVAVAVADDGSTLLEIKKSFRNVDNVLYDWAGGDYCSWRGVLCDNVTFAVAALNLSGLNLGGEISPAVGRLKGIVSIDLKSNGLSGQIPDELGDCSSLKTLDLSFNSLDGDIPFSVSKLKHIESLILKNNQLIGVIPSTLSQLPNLKILDLAQNKLSGEIPRLIYWNEVLQYLGLRGNNLEGSISPDICQLTGLWYFDVKNNSLTGPIPETIGNCTSFQVLDLSYNKLSGSIPFNIGFLQVATLSLQGNMFTGPIPSVIGLMQALAVLDLSYNQLSGPIPSILGNLTYTEKLYMQGNKLTGPIPPELGNMSTLHYLELNDNQLSGFIPPEFGKLTGLFDLNLANNNFEGPIPDNISSCVNLNSFNAYGNRLNGTIPPSLHKLESMTYLNLSSNFLSGSIPIELSRINNLDTLDLSCNMITGPIPSTIGSLEHLLRLNLSNNGLVGFIPAEIGNLRSIMEIDMSNNHLGGLIPQELGMLQNLMLLNLKNNNITGDVSSLMNCFSLNILNVSYNNLAGVVPTDNNFSRFSPDSFLGNPGLCGYWLGSSCRSSGHQQKPLISKAAILGIAVGGLVILLMILVAVCRPHSPPVFKDVSVSKPVSNVPPKLVILHMNLSLLVYEDIMTMTENLSEKYIIGYGASSTVYKCVSKNRKPVAVKKLYAHYPQSFKEFETELETVGSIKHRNLVSLQGYSLSPVGNLLFYDYMENGSLWDVLHEGPTKKKKLDWESRLRIALGAAQGLAYLHHDCSPRIIHRDVKSKNILLDKDYEAHLTDFGIAKSLCVSKTHTSTYVMGTIGYIDPEYARTSRLNEKSDVYSYGIVLLELLTGKKPVDNECNLHHLILSKTANNAVMETVDPDIADTCKDLGEVKKVFQLALLCTKRQPSDRPTMHEVVRVLDCLVRPDPPPKSAQQLAMPQPPAVPSYINEYVSLRGTSVLSCANSSCTSDAELFLKFGEVISQNTE, from the exons atgacgccggcgccggcggccgcctcctACCGCGCTCTCGTCGCGCTcctgctcgtcgccgtcgccgttgccgatGATG GGTCGACGCTGCTGGAGATCAAAAAGTCCTTCCGCAATGTGGACAACGTACTGTACGATTGGGCCGGCGGCGACTACTGCTCGTGGCGCGGCGTCCTCTGCGACAACGTcaccttcgccgtcgccgcgct CAACCTATCCGGGCTCAACCTCGGAGGCGAGATCTCTCCGGCCGTCGGCAGGTTGAAGGGCATCGTCTCGAT TGACTTGAAGTCGAATGGGCTGTCTGGGCAGATCCCTGATGAGCTTGGCGATTGTTCATCACTAAAAACTCT GGATTTGTCTTTCAATAGCTTGGATGGGGACATTCCGTTCTCAGTATCGAAGCTGAAGCACATTGAGAGCTT GATATTGAAGAACAACCAACTGATCGGAGTGATCCCATCAACGCTCTCACAGCTCCCAAATTTGAAGATTTT GGACTTGGCACAGAACAAACTGAGTGGAGAGATACCAAGACTGATATATTGGAACGAGGTTCTTCAATACTT GGGATTACGCGGTAATAATTTAGAAGGCAGCATCTCCCCAGATATATGCCAGTTGACTGGGCTTTGGTACTT TGACGTAAAGAACAACAGCTTGACTGGGCCGATACCAGAAACCATTGGGAACTGTACAAGTTTTCAGGTCTT GGATTTGTCTTACAATAAACTTTCTGGATCAATTCCTTTCAACATTGGTTTCCTACAAGTTGCTACACT ATCTTTGCAAGGGAACATGTTTACTGGTCCTATTCCATCAGTTATTGGACTTATGCAGGCTCTCGCTGTACT GGATCTGAGTTACAATCAATTGTCTGGTCCTATTCCATCGATACTAGGCAATTTAACATACACGGAGAAGCT GTATATGCAAGGCAATAAGTTAACAGGTCCAATACCACCTGAGCTTGGAAATATGTCAACCCTTCATTACTT AGAACTTAACGATAATCAACTTAGCGGGTTCATTCCTCCAGAGTTCGGAAAGCTAACAGGGTTATTTGACTT AAACCTTGCAAACAACAACTTTGAAGGTCCAATCCCTGATAACATAAGCTCATGTGTGAATCTCAATAGCTT CAATGCTTATGGCAACAGATTAAATGGGACCATTCCTCCTTCATTGCATAAACTTGAGAGCATGACTtattt GAATTTGTCATCAAATTTTCTAAGTGGTTCTATTCCTATTGAGCTATCGAGAATCAACAATTTGGACACCTT GGATTTATCCTGTAACATGATTACTGGCCCAATTCCATCAACCATTGGGAGTTTGGAGCATCTATTAAGACT TAACTTGAGCAACAATGGTCTAGTAGGATTCATTCCTGCAGAAATTGGCAACTTGAGGAGTATCATGGAGAT TgatatgtccaacaatcatCTTGGCGGTTTGATTCCTCAAGAACTCGGAATGCTGCAAAATCTGATGTTGTT AAATCTCAAAAACAACAACATAACTGGGGATGTCTCTTCACTGATGAACTGCTTCAGCCTCAATATCTT AAATGTATCCTATAATAATTTGGCTGGTGTTGTACCTACTGATAACAACTTCTCACGGTTTTCGCCTGACAG CTTTTTGGGTAATCCAGGACTTTGTGGATATTGGCTTGGTTCTTCGTGCCGTTCATCTGGCCATCAACAGAAAC CACTAATCTCAAAGGCTGCAATACTTGGAATTGCCGTGGGTGGGCTTGTTATCCTCCTGATGATCTTAGTAGCGGTCTGCAGGCCTCATAGTCCACCTGTTTTCAAAGATGTCTCTGTTAGCAAACCAG TGAGCAATGTTCCCCCCAAGCTGGTTATCCTTCATATGAACCTTTCCCTTCTTGTATACGAGGATATAATGACGATGACTGAAAACCTGAGTGAGAAGTACATCATTGGGTATGGAGCATCCAGCACGGTTTATAAATGTGTTTCGAAGAACCGCAAACCAGTGGCAGTAAAAAAGCTATATGCCCACTATCCACAGAGCTTCAAGGAATTTGAAACTGAGCTTGAGACTGTTGGTAGCATCAAACACCGGAATCTAGTCAGTCTTCAAGGATATTCCCTATCTCCTGTTGGAAATCTTCTCTTCTACGATTACATGGAAAATGGAAGCCTCTGGGATGTTTTGCATG AAGGTCCAACTAAGAAGAAAAAACTTGATTGGGAATCTCGTCTACGAATTGCTCTAGGTGCAGCCCAAGGCCTTGCTTATCTTCATCATGACTGTAGCCCACGGATAATACACAGGGATGTGAAATCAAAAAATATACTCCTTGATAAAGATTATGAGGCACATCTTACAGACTTTGGCATTGCTAAGAGTTTGTGTGTTTCAAAAACTCACACGTCCACCTATGTCATGGGAACTATTGGCTATATCGATCCTGAGTATGCTCGCACCTCCCGTCTCAATGAAAAGTCTGATGTCTACAGCTATGGCATTGTTCTGCTTGAGCTGCTGACCGGAAAAAAGCCAGTGGACAACGAGTGCAATCTCCATCACTTG ATCTTGTCAAAGACGGCTAACAATGCTGTCATGGAGACAGTCGACCCGGACATTGCAGACACTTGCAAGGATCTTGGTGAGGTCAAGAAGGTGTTCCAGCTGGCGCTCCTTTGCACCAAGAGACAACCATCGGATCGGCCGACAATGCACGAGGTTGTGCGCGTCCTGGACTGCCTAGTTCGTCCCGACCCGCCACCGAAGTCCGCGCAGCAGCTGGCCATGCCGCAGCCGCCTGCTGTCCCGAGCTACATCAACGAGTATGTCAGCTTAAGAGGCACCAGCGTGCTCTCCTGCGCCAACTCGTCGTGTACTTCCGATGCTGAGCTGTTTCTCAAGTTTGGCGAGGTCATTTCTCAGAACACAGAGTAG
- the LOC127775840 gene encoding uncharacterized protein LOC127775840 → MRSSRRGGKAARGAAPGCDVRSRLSPQFAPHHMLASFLLVGHRRPSTARGSPRSIRAERGSPPPYQQLVQLDGEAADPAVAFDPAGRCSNGGIARLTSLTTACCCFPHSDDDDCCHENQAALDFRPTRRSDHTNQNVIFADTLSYLHKEKGHMRAAEQHPHRLAGNFF, encoded by the exons ATGAGATCAAGCCGacgaggcggcaaggcggcgAGGGGCGCCGCCCCCGGCTGCGACGTCCGCAGCCGCCTCTCTCCTCAATTCGCTCCCCACCACATGCTCGCGagcttcctcctcgtcggccaCCGCCGACCATCCACCGCAAGGGGGTCGCCGCGGTCGATTCGAGCGGAACGCGGATCTCCCCCGCCTTACCAGCAGCTGGTCCAGCTCGACGGCGAAGCGGCCGATCCGGCGGTGGCATTCGACCCAGCGGGTAGGTGCTCCAATGGCGGGATTGCTCGGCTGACTTCTCTGACCAccgcctgctgctgctttccTCACTCTGATGATGACGATTGTT GTCATGAGAATCAAGCTGCACTAG ATTTTCGACCTACTAGGAGATCAGATCATACGAATCAAAATGTCATCTTTGCAGACA CTCTGAGCTATCTTCATAAAGAAAAGGGGCATATGAGGGCAGCAGAACAGCATCCGCATCGGCTTGCTGGAAATTTCTTCtga